In one window of Poriferisphaera corsica DNA:
- a CDS encoding glycoside hydrolase family 38 N-terminal domain-containing protein has translation MTRRAHYVISTHWDREWYQPFQDYRFRLVEMLDQVLDGIESGRMVGPFQTDGQAIMLEDYLEVRPEKRAQIQQFAREGKLIIGPWYVLPDEFLVSGESLVRNIRKGRALARAFGGVPGSAGFVCDLFGHNSQIPQIFKNGFGIKAGMLWRGNNDIDVRLLNWVGADGTKWPCYRFGFDGYCGYAMHVRQAHRHDVAFDADQAREDIRKFIVDEVLHTNRIGEPAVDCAPAGCNMAVGANVAKAGREGSPLLVFDGGDHQGWDEQFYEILRDEWFGRVVRVPLGEGDRVGDEGQSGGNEAVELVHSSLDAYVADLVNAVGENGEFIDREVVGEQREPGLHAIGEDTQWHIPGTLSSRVWIKQWNAQCQALLTQWAEPLGVFGEAAIGREYPKGFLDVAWEWLLKNHPHDSICGCSVDRVHEDMKFRFSQCEQIGERLSMETMRAVTSFVAGEVDDGELRFGVFNGLPRALDETVELELDIPVDSEFYQCHAAILREPIFHVIDGEGLEVPVQKLGMKLNQSRLKIKSVKLASSENVHRLKVSMPVKIGGYGYAAYTVKKGTKEGHERMGMGLGSADHNWRAGMMTSDRSMSNGLIEVSANGGGSLRVKDLESGEVYDRLLTFEDGADRGDGWYHGPSVNDEIYSSVGSGGNQVSVVADGPHVGTLRMRTVMRVPKCYIKGDMECRSEEMVEQVMDSYVTIRPGKKRIEVETVVKNEAKDHRVRVLLPSGAKGAETYLADSQYDVIERKIALRADNHLYREPELETKPMVGWAGVANGKRGLVVLSEGLMECAVQDNEERVVALTLFRGTEQTVMTDGEPRGQLLGKLRFKYWVEFVGEGEINREAMCYLSQQLLAGGEKGIGCVRSAHLGLEDVAFYRGRDAGRRADLPWRSDWLEAEGAVVSAVEKRQVQGRDGLEIRMFNPQDEKSCARLKLNRDWIDFNDAVLVDMEGNEVEGAIKVEDKDQVVVMLGAKGIVTVRLILPL, from the coding sequence ATGACACGACGTGCGCACTATGTCATTAGTACACACTGGGATCGTGAGTGGTATCAGCCATTCCAAGACTACCGTTTTCGCCTTGTCGAAATGCTCGACCAAGTGCTTGACGGTATCGAGTCCGGCCGCATGGTTGGTCCCTTCCAAACCGACGGACAAGCCATCATGCTCGAGGATTATCTCGAAGTTCGGCCCGAAAAACGCGCACAAATCCAACAATTCGCAAGAGAAGGCAAACTCATCATCGGCCCGTGGTACGTTCTACCAGACGAGTTCCTCGTCAGCGGCGAATCACTCGTTCGCAATATCCGAAAAGGTCGAGCGCTAGCACGCGCGTTCGGCGGTGTGCCGGGCAGCGCCGGTTTTGTCTGCGATCTGTTCGGACATAACAGCCAGATCCCACAGATATTTAAAAACGGTTTTGGTATCAAAGCCGGCATGCTTTGGCGCGGGAACAATGATATTGATGTGCGGTTATTGAACTGGGTTGGCGCGGATGGGACGAAGTGGCCGTGCTATCGCTTTGGGTTTGATGGGTATTGCGGGTACGCGATGCATGTACGTCAAGCGCATCGACATGATGTGGCTTTTGATGCGGATCAGGCTCGCGAGGATATCCGTAAGTTCATCGTTGATGAGGTGTTGCATACGAATCGGATCGGTGAGCCGGCGGTTGACTGCGCCCCTGCGGGCTGCAATATGGCGGTGGGCGCGAACGTTGCGAAGGCAGGACGTGAGGGATCGCCGTTGTTGGTTTTTGATGGCGGAGATCATCAGGGATGGGATGAACAATTTTACGAAATACTACGAGATGAATGGTTTGGTCGTGTGGTGCGTGTGCCGTTAGGTGAGGGTGATCGTGTTGGAGATGAGGGACAGAGCGGGGGGAATGAGGCGGTTGAGTTGGTGCATAGTTCGCTGGATGCATATGTGGCGGATTTGGTGAATGCGGTGGGTGAGAATGGTGAATTTATTGATCGGGAAGTTGTGGGTGAGCAGCGTGAGCCGGGGCTGCATGCGATAGGTGAGGATACGCAATGGCATATTCCGGGGACGCTGAGTAGTCGGGTTTGGATCAAGCAGTGGAATGCGCAATGTCAGGCGCTGTTGACCCAGTGGGCGGAGCCTTTAGGTGTGTTTGGTGAGGCGGCGATTGGCCGCGAATATCCGAAGGGGTTTTTGGATGTTGCGTGGGAGTGGTTGTTAAAGAATCATCCGCATGATTCGATTTGCGGTTGCAGTGTTGATCGTGTGCATGAGGATATGAAGTTCAGGTTTAGTCAGTGCGAGCAGATTGGGGAGCGGCTGAGCATGGAGACGATGCGGGCGGTGACGAGTTTTGTTGCGGGTGAGGTTGATGATGGAGAGTTAAGGTTTGGTGTGTTCAATGGTTTGCCAAGGGCGTTGGATGAGACGGTGGAGCTGGAGTTGGATATCCCAGTGGACAGTGAATTTTATCAGTGTCACGCGGCTATCTTGAGGGAGCCGATTTTCCATGTGATTGATGGGGAAGGTCTTGAGGTGCCGGTGCAAAAATTGGGGATGAAGCTGAACCAGAGCCGGTTGAAGATCAAGAGCGTGAAGCTGGCGAGTTCGGAAAATGTGCACCGTTTGAAGGTTTCGATGCCGGTGAAGATTGGGGGGTATGGGTATGCGGCGTATACGGTGAAGAAGGGAACTAAAGAAGGGCATGAACGGATGGGGATGGGGTTAGGTAGTGCGGATCATAACTGGCGGGCTGGGATGATGACGAGCGATCGGAGTATGTCTAATGGATTGATAGAGGTTAGTGCGAATGGGGGAGGTTCGCTTCGGGTGAAGGATTTGGAGAGTGGTGAGGTTTACGACCGGTTGCTGACGTTTGAGGATGGTGCGGATCGTGGTGATGGTTGGTATCACGGGCCGAGCGTGAATGATGAAATATATAGTAGTGTGGGGAGTGGGGGGAATCAGGTGAGTGTTGTGGCGGACGGGCCACATGTTGGAACGCTGCGGATGCGGACGGTGATGCGAGTTCCGAAGTGTTATATCAAGGGCGATATGGAATGCCGCAGTGAGGAGATGGTTGAACAGGTGATGGATAGTTATGTGACGATTCGTCCGGGGAAAAAGCGGATTGAGGTTGAGACGGTTGTGAAAAACGAGGCGAAGGATCATCGGGTCAGGGTGCTTTTACCGAGCGGCGCGAAGGGTGCGGAGACCTATCTTGCGGATAGTCAGTACGATGTGATTGAGCGTAAGATTGCGTTACGTGCGGATAATCATTTGTATCGCGAGCCTGAGCTTGAGACGAAGCCGATGGTTGGCTGGGCTGGGGTTGCGAATGGTAAGCGGGGGTTGGTTGTGCTGAGTGAGGGGTTGATGGAGTGTGCGGTGCAGGATAATGAGGAGCGCGTGGTGGCGTTGACGCTTTTTAGGGGAACGGAGCAAACGGTGATGACTGATGGCGAGCCGCGAGGACAGTTGCTCGGCAAGCTGCGGTTTAAGTACTGGGTTGAGTTTGTGGGTGAGGGTGAGATCAACCGTGAAGCGATGTGCTATCTGAGTCAGCAGTTGTTGGCGGGTGGTGAGAAGGGGATTGGTTGTGTGCGATCAGCACATCTGGGGCTGGAGGATGTTGCGTTTTATCGTGGACGTGATGCGGGGCGGCGGGCGGATTTGCCGTGGCGTAGTGATTGGCTGGAAGCTGAGGGCGCGGTGGTGAGTGCGGTCGAGAAGCGTCAGGTTCAGGGGCGTGATGGTTTGGAAATTCGCATGTTTAATCCGCAGGATGAGAAGTCGTGTGCGAGGTTGAAGTTGAACCGAGATTGGATTGATTTCAACGATGCGGTGCTGGTGGATATGGAGGGGAATGAGGTTGAGGGTGCGATTAAGGTGGAGGATAAGGATCAGGTTGTGGTGATGTTGGGGGCGAAGGGGATTGTGACAGTGAGGCTCATCCTTCCCCTCTGA
- a CDS encoding extracellular solute-binding protein: MKLLIVMLGLVMGVVCGAVSGCDGGSVKGKGGKEVVVYCAHDSVYADAVLRKFEAETGIKVKVKYDTEATKSLGLTELLIAEKDRPKADVFWNNQLLGTADLASNGVLEGYQGEGWERMPEGLKDKDGLYTGFAGRLRVVIYNTDRFPEGIHDKTMWDLSIGDWPERGAIAKPLYGTTLSHYAVMWDLMGEAGVRLWHEDWRERGIVEKGGNSTVKNLVANGVCDWGYTDTDDFYVGKDNGKPVGMSPAWVVSNETDYQDTYAKMVNGKDRFDSPQPAVGATRWTICIPNTVGLIKGAKNDANAKLLIDYLLSEEVELMLANSKARQIPLGDVDESKLSDEVKQLKEWAKDAYPIAGLLEERNAALRWLKGKYLGED; encoded by the coding sequence ATGAAATTGTTAATAGTGATGCTGGGCTTGGTGATGGGTGTCGTGTGCGGGGCTGTGAGCGGTTGTGATGGGGGGAGCGTCAAGGGGAAGGGCGGGAAAGAGGTGGTGGTGTATTGCGCGCATGATTCTGTGTATGCGGATGCGGTGCTGCGGAAGTTTGAGGCAGAGACAGGGATTAAGGTGAAGGTGAAGTATGACACGGAGGCGACGAAGTCGTTGGGTTTGACGGAGTTGTTGATTGCGGAAAAGGATCGCCCAAAGGCCGATGTGTTTTGGAATAATCAGTTGTTGGGGACGGCAGATCTTGCATCTAACGGTGTATTAGAAGGTTATCAAGGTGAGGGTTGGGAACGGATGCCGGAGGGGCTGAAGGATAAGGACGGGTTGTATACGGGGTTTGCGGGGCGGTTGCGGGTTGTGATTTATAATACGGATCGGTTTCCAGAGGGGATACACGATAAGACGATGTGGGATTTGTCGATTGGGGATTGGCCAGAGCGCGGGGCGATTGCGAAGCCGCTGTATGGGACGACGTTGAGCCATTATGCGGTGATGTGGGACTTGATGGGGGAGGCAGGTGTGAGGTTGTGGCATGAAGATTGGCGGGAACGGGGGATTGTTGAGAAAGGTGGGAACTCGACGGTGAAGAATCTGGTGGCGAATGGTGTGTGCGACTGGGGTTACACGGATACGGATGATTTTTATGTGGGGAAGGATAATGGGAAGCCGGTGGGGATGAGTCCGGCTTGGGTGGTTAGTAACGAGACGGATTATCAGGATACGTATGCGAAGATGGTTAATGGGAAGGACAGATTTGATTCGCCGCAGCCTGCGGTTGGAGCGACGCGTTGGACGATTTGTATTCCGAATACGGTGGGCTTGATTAAAGGTGCGAAGAACGATGCGAATGCGAAGTTGTTGATTGATTATTTGTTGAGTGAAGAAGTGGAGTTGATGTTGGCGAATTCAAAAGCGAGGCAGATTCCTTTGGGGGATGTGGATGAATCGAAGCTGAGCGATGAGGTGAAGCAGTTGAAGGAATGGGCGAAGGATGCTTACCCGATTGCAGGGTTGTTGGAGGAAAGGAATGCGGCATTGAGATGGTTGAAGGGGAAGTATTTGGGTGAAGATTAA
- a CDS encoding ABC transporter permease family protein, producing the protein MSFWQVMMLSAGRAVVIGLLGVLVGVGVAYMLGWVLSARQKGGKKIGFVQWCVMGIGLVVVAGPMGLPSLVVGYAWGDSGVASELGNVLGLPMGKWFVKQAWLAELLYGVLLLGRYGVVSGFVMRYGPSGGHDGEGVWWAKRVGGVKGFWMGCQGWIGSALIAFCGVFLLVFGEFEIASLMGRPTWSVWLFDAQVGGLDVGRAMLNVVWPMGLQVLVVGGCAVWYLRREGRIGVNDRWGLRDEDRCVSWKLLAGAGWCLFAFLMVVGLPMWYLMSEGVAGVRGVIDAGMFEDDLWYSGVYALIGTMGVGVILIAMWWVMRRVKWMSRGGADVVIGGVAAMGLCGGLIVGMVLVSFRQWFEGLTGNDFFSDVVVGEWLLIGMGLMVVLLPMGWVLGLLARAKRERQSIYVAKMMWGGGVDRYIRWRGFGIWWRKYGRVWYWVGAYVFFQGFFELSASAVLYPAGGTPAGVRMYNLMHYGQSQVLSGMVLLSLLACGGVVLIGNVVVGVAVKCGGRFWFQWAGMRG; encoded by the coding sequence GTGAGTTTTTGGCAGGTGATGATGTTGAGTGCGGGGAGAGCGGTTGTGATTGGCCTGCTGGGTGTTTTAGTGGGTGTTGGTGTTGCGTATATGTTGGGATGGGTATTGTCTGCTCGTCAAAAGGGTGGGAAAAAAATTGGGTTTGTTCAGTGGTGTGTGATGGGGATTGGGTTGGTCGTTGTTGCTGGGCCGATGGGGCTGCCAAGCTTGGTGGTGGGGTATGCGTGGGGTGATAGTGGTGTGGCGAGTGAGTTGGGAAACGTGTTGGGGTTGCCTATGGGTAAGTGGTTTGTAAAACAGGCGTGGTTGGCGGAGTTGTTGTATGGGGTGTTGTTGTTGGGGAGGTATGGCGTGGTGAGCGGGTTTGTGATGCGGTATGGGCCAAGCGGTGGTCATGATGGCGAGGGGGTATGGTGGGCGAAGCGTGTGGGAGGAGTGAAAGGGTTTTGGATGGGGTGTCAGGGGTGGATTGGGAGCGCGTTGATTGCGTTTTGTGGTGTGTTTTTGCTGGTGTTTGGCGAGTTTGAAATTGCGAGTTTGATGGGGCGGCCGACATGGTCGGTGTGGTTGTTTGACGCGCAGGTGGGGGGATTGGATGTGGGACGGGCGATGTTGAATGTGGTGTGGCCGATGGGGTTGCAGGTGCTGGTTGTGGGTGGTTGTGCGGTGTGGTATTTGCGGCGTGAAGGGCGGATCGGTGTGAATGATCGATGGGGATTACGTGATGAGGATCGGTGTGTAAGCTGGAAACTCTTGGCTGGGGCGGGATGGTGTTTGTTTGCGTTTTTAATGGTGGTGGGGTTGCCGATGTGGTATTTGATGAGCGAGGGTGTTGCAGGTGTAAGGGGTGTGATCGATGCAGGGATGTTTGAAGATGATTTGTGGTATAGCGGGGTGTATGCATTAATTGGGACGATGGGGGTTGGTGTGATATTGATCGCAATGTGGTGGGTGATGAGACGCGTGAAATGGATGAGCAGGGGCGGTGCGGATGTGGTGATTGGTGGGGTGGCGGCCATGGGATTATGTGGTGGGTTGATTGTGGGAATGGTGTTGGTGAGCTTTCGGCAATGGTTTGAAGGGCTGACTGGGAATGACTTTTTTAGTGATGTCGTTGTTGGTGAATGGTTATTAATTGGGATGGGGTTGATGGTAGTGCTATTACCAATGGGTTGGGTGCTTGGGTTGCTTGCGCGGGCGAAGCGTGAGAGGCAATCGATATATGTTGCAAAGATGATGTGGGGAGGTGGAGTGGATCGGTATATAAGGTGGCGAGGGTTTGGGATTTGGTGGCGGAAGTATGGTCGGGTTTGGTATTGGGTTGGCGCGTATGTGTTTTTTCAGGGATTTTTTGAGTTGAGTGCGAGTGCGGTGTTGTATCCGGCGGGGGGTACGCCGGCGGGAGTGCGGATGTACAATCTGATGCATTACGGACAGAGCCAAGTATTGAGTGGGATGGTTTTGTTGAGTTTACTGGCGTGCGGTGGTGTGGTTTTGATTGGAAACGTTGTGGTGGGGGTTGCTGTGAAGTGTGGTGGTCGATTTTGGTTTCAATGGGCGGGGATGAGAGGATGA
- a CDS encoding ATP-binding cassette domain-containing protein — protein MSMRAEVKTLWRFEDGWKGKGEGARLKGVSCEIKEGVTAVVGCSGAGKSSLLNVMVGFDKLDRGKVFCSEKCIGWVPQDGGLWRGMTVEGHVKAVLCQSGEVFCPGGAEDVVRVEKIGWDEVVRRWLVVFGLEGLEKRVVGRLSGGERARLSVVRALVMCSGVDGVGGTVVMDEPMVSVGRGDARRYWEVIRRWRVVTGGNVVFSTHFPELVIREADSIVCMDEGEVVFEGALEALYERPASERLGAFLGELNWFEVGEHEGVIGGVRPEQLMVEVAEDSGFGVVVGSERLGVIVETVVRLDHGAMKRLLHVGDVMKQGDRVEVNVMRRSRRTNRALDYCDDRK, from the coding sequence ATGAGTATGCGGGCTGAAGTGAAGACATTGTGGCGGTTTGAGGATGGGTGGAAAGGGAAGGGAGAAGGTGCGCGATTGAAGGGGGTGAGTTGTGAGATTAAAGAGGGGGTGACGGCGGTGGTGGGGTGTTCAGGTGCGGGGAAGAGTTCGCTTTTAAATGTGATGGTTGGGTTTGATAAGTTGGATAGGGGAAAGGTTTTTTGTAGTGAGAAGTGTATTGGTTGGGTGCCACAGGATGGTGGGTTGTGGCGCGGAATGACGGTGGAAGGGCATGTTAAGGCGGTGCTATGTCAGAGTGGCGAGGTGTTTTGTCCGGGTGGTGCTGAGGATGTGGTTCGAGTCGAAAAGATTGGGTGGGATGAGGTGGTGAGGCGTTGGTTGGTTGTATTTGGATTGGAAGGTTTGGAGAAGCGTGTGGTTGGCCGATTGTCGGGTGGAGAGCGGGCGCGATTGAGTGTTGTGCGTGCGCTGGTGATGTGTAGTGGTGTGGATGGAGTGGGGGGGACGGTGGTGATGGATGAGCCGATGGTTTCGGTAGGGCGAGGGGATGCGCGGCGGTACTGGGAAGTGATACGGCGGTGGCGAGTGGTGACGGGTGGAAATGTGGTTTTTTCGACGCATTTTCCGGAATTGGTGATACGGGAAGCGGACAGCATCGTCTGTATGGATGAAGGGGAGGTTGTTTTTGAGGGTGCGTTGGAGGCGTTGTATGAGCGGCCTGCGAGTGAGAGATTGGGCGCGTTTTTGGGTGAGTTGAATTGGTTTGAAGTCGGGGAACATGAGGGGGTTATTGGGGGGGTGAGGCCGGAGCAGCTGATGGTCGAGGTTGCTGAAGATTCTGGGTTTGGGGTTGTCGTCGGGAGTGAGCGATTGGGTGTGATCGTGGAGACTGTGGTGCGGTTAGATCATGGGGCTATGAAAAGGTTATTGCATGTGGGGGATGTTATGAAGCAAGGGGACCGGGTTGAGGTGAATGTGATGAGACGTTCAAGAAGAACTAATCGAGCATTAGATTATTGCGATGATAGAAAATGA
- a CDS encoding 6-bladed beta-propeller, protein MVGCVEKQESGDGREDILELDIAEVRRWVVPAEGSGVPAPRSITIGPDDQVLVLDNGGRVLVYSKDGTFLKRWDMPTNEDGNPEGACWLRDGRIVVADTHYYRLVVFNEHGDVVEMRGEKSESGEAGKYIFPVDIVQDKEDGRVYVAEYGGNDRVQVFEEDGSYVMSFGKMGTGPGEFQRCAGMFLRGDEVWVADAVNGRVHIFGKDGGFRRMLGQEKKIDDISSNGEIDVIAGSDDGLRRGPWGELIFNYPYDIAEGDDGVYVLEWGGGRFVKVGFDGEVKGYYGEPGSKLGEFRTPWGIGVDSRGKLRVADTENRRIVEVVLE, encoded by the coding sequence ATGGTTGGATGTGTAGAGAAGCAAGAGTCGGGGGATGGGCGAGAGGATATTCTTGAACTGGATATTGCTGAAGTCAGGCGGTGGGTGGTGCCGGCTGAGGGGTCAGGTGTGCCTGCGCCGAGGAGTATTACGATTGGGCCTGACGATCAGGTGTTGGTGTTGGATAATGGTGGAAGAGTATTAGTCTATTCGAAGGATGGTACGTTTTTGAAGCGGTGGGACATGCCGACGAATGAGGATGGAAATCCAGAGGGGGCGTGTTGGCTGCGGGATGGGCGAATTGTGGTTGCGGATACACATTATTACCGGTTAGTTGTGTTTAATGAACATGGTGATGTGGTTGAGATGCGAGGTGAGAAGAGTGAGAGTGGTGAAGCTGGGAAGTATATTTTCCCGGTGGATATTGTGCAGGATAAAGAAGATGGGCGCGTGTATGTTGCGGAGTATGGTGGGAATGATCGTGTTCAGGTATTTGAAGAGGACGGATCGTATGTGATGAGTTTTGGGAAGATGGGGACTGGGCCGGGTGAGTTTCAGCGATGTGCGGGGATGTTTTTGAGGGGCGATGAGGTTTGGGTGGCAGATGCGGTGAATGGTCGGGTCCATATTTTTGGGAAAGATGGTGGATTTAGAAGGATGTTGGGGCAGGAGAAAAAGATTGATGATATTTCATCTAATGGTGAGATAGATGTGATCGCGGGGAGTGATGATGGATTAAGGCGGGGGCCATGGGGTGAATTGATTTTTAACTACCCGTACGACATCGCGGAGGGTGATGATGGTGTTTATGTGCTTGAGTGGGGCGGTGGGCGGTTTGTTAAAGTTGGATTTGATGGTGAAGTGAAGGGTTATTATGGGGAGCCGGGAAGTAAGTTGGGAGAGTTTCGGACGCCGTGGGGGATTGGTGTGGATTCGCGTGGGAAGTTGAGGGTGGCGGACACAGAGAATCGACGTATTGTGGAGGTGGTCCTTGAATAG
- a CDS encoding VWA domain-containing protein, giving the protein MMKIFRMMRYGLVPPSRGEVLPRNLLSVVLFAAVYGMIILGVVMMEWVVFTWLSAFWLMLLGLWVWWIDVCGYGGLRGWRKEVVLWMRLGLLGLFVALLAEPRMVRKDDSLSVVFLMDQSQSMRREAVEEAKRFMVKIANEKPEKDAVGVLTFGKGAAVELPPAESFMFEGEYALGVARDGTNLEKGLRLAGAVLPDDRPGKIVLVSDGVSTEGNLDGVLRQLKARDVQVDVLTVDYKYDREVLVERLEMPRAVKMGETYEAAGIIRAEKEGKGKLSLMENGRVIWQDEVEYHYGKNRYNIPIYMRNPGYYTYELTMDAGEGEDEISENNRAINYLYLQGEGRVLMVVEPGGNEQDYLSVRQALLESDRAVEVVDAFGLPDDPLAYLMYDCVMFLNVGAEHFSGAQMGAVKEAVERHGVGFVMVGGENSYGPGGYNRTLVEEILPVSMDVTQRKVLPKAALAIVLHTCEFPDGNTWGKRITKAAIKVLSQEDDIGVLVYDYQGGESWLFNLTPARNFPILAKQINGAQIGDMPSFAPTMRMAYQSLAKSDASMKHVIIISDGDPQPPSPSLLNKFMKSKISVSTVAVFPHGNSVGVMKQIANATGGRFYYPKNANLLPQIFIKEAKTLRKSMIQNKEFLPEAVYPSGVLKGIDTMPSLQGYVITTPKGRATTILEVPDSEDRDPVLSEWQFGLGKTAAFTSDLSPNWGKNWVNWDSYKAFVHQMVTNVARVKEQSNLRMQLVADGGRGLILIEDYSADSRFLEVGAKVKRPDGKDEVVKLEQVGPRRYEGEFELMGEGRYEVAVLGETGSGEEAVEEKTYGGLMVAYSQEYLRLRSNPITMEKIAQATGGEVLTGEEEVEDIFEEEREAKARSKPVFDWFLLILACMIPIDVGIRRIQIDWTVIREMIGFKKATEVSRETYSSLLSRKEGARERLYQSDSLEKARMEQQDVPDLDESNQVLVGVSGKDENDDDMGTSETMSRLAAKRREVRDAHDKG; this is encoded by the coding sequence ATGATGAAAATATTCCGGATGATGAGGTATGGGTTGGTTCCGCCGAGTCGAGGTGAGGTGTTGCCGCGGAATTTGCTGTCGGTCGTTTTGTTTGCGGCAGTATATGGGATGATTATTTTGGGTGTTGTAATGATGGAGTGGGTGGTCTTTACGTGGTTAAGCGCGTTTTGGTTGATGTTGCTTGGGTTATGGGTGTGGTGGATTGACGTGTGTGGGTATGGTGGATTGAGGGGGTGGCGAAAAGAAGTGGTGCTGTGGATGAGGTTAGGGTTGTTGGGGCTGTTTGTGGCGCTGCTTGCGGAGCCGCGGATGGTGAGAAAAGATGATTCGCTTTCTGTTGTTTTCTTGATGGATCAATCGCAGTCTATGCGGCGTGAGGCGGTGGAAGAAGCGAAGCGGTTTATGGTGAAGATTGCGAATGAGAAACCAGAGAAGGATGCGGTGGGTGTGCTGACTTTTGGGAAGGGTGCAGCGGTTGAGCTTCCGCCAGCGGAATCCTTTATGTTTGAAGGGGAATATGCGCTGGGGGTCGCGCGAGATGGGACGAATCTTGAGAAGGGGTTGCGGTTGGCGGGTGCGGTGTTGCCAGATGATAGGCCGGGGAAGATTGTGCTGGTCAGCGATGGGGTGAGTACGGAAGGAAATCTGGATGGCGTGTTGCGTCAGCTTAAGGCGAGAGATGTTCAGGTTGATGTTTTAACGGTGGATTATAAATATGACAGAGAGGTTTTGGTTGAACGGTTGGAGATGCCGCGTGCGGTGAAGATGGGGGAGACTTATGAGGCGGCGGGGATTATACGGGCAGAGAAAGAGGGGAAGGGGAAGCTGTCTTTGATGGAGAATGGGCGGGTGATTTGGCAGGATGAGGTCGAGTATCACTATGGAAAGAATCGGTATAACATTCCGATTTACATGCGGAATCCGGGGTATTACACGTATGAACTGACGATGGATGCTGGGGAAGGTGAAGACGAGATTTCGGAAAATAACCGGGCGATCAATTATTTGTATCTGCAAGGTGAGGGCAGGGTGCTCATGGTGGTTGAGCCGGGTGGGAATGAACAGGACTATCTGTCGGTTAGGCAAGCGTTGTTAGAGAGTGATCGTGCTGTTGAAGTGGTTGATGCGTTTGGGCTTCCGGATGACCCGTTAGCGTATTTGATGTATGACTGTGTGATGTTTTTGAATGTTGGGGCAGAACATTTTTCAGGGGCGCAGATGGGGGCAGTGAAAGAGGCGGTGGAGCGTCATGGTGTGGGTTTTGTCATGGTTGGTGGTGAGAACAGTTATGGGCCGGGCGGGTATAACCGAACGTTGGTTGAAGAAATTTTACCGGTGAGTATGGATGTAACGCAGCGTAAAGTATTGCCGAAGGCTGCGCTCGCGATTGTGCTACATACATGTGAGTTTCCGGATGGGAATACATGGGGTAAGCGGATTACAAAAGCTGCGATTAAGGTGTTAAGCCAAGAAGATGATATAGGTGTGTTGGTGTATGACTATCAGGGTGGTGAGTCATGGTTGTTTAATTTGACGCCGGCACGTAATTTCCCAATTTTGGCGAAGCAGATTAACGGGGCTCAGATTGGTGACATGCCATCGTTTGCACCGACGATGCGGATGGCGTACCAATCGTTGGCTAAGAGTGATGCTTCGATGAAGCATGTCATTATTATTTCAGACGGTGATCCGCAGCCGCCTTCGCCATCATTGCTCAATAAGTTCATGAAGTCGAAGATCAGTGTTTCGACAGTTGCGGTGTTTCCGCATGGGAACAGTGTGGGGGTCATGAAGCAGATCGCGAATGCGACAGGCGGGCGATTTTATTATCCGAAGAATGCGAATTTACTGCCACAGATATTTATTAAGGAAGCAAAGACGCTTCGTAAGAGCATGATCCAGAATAAGGAGTTTTTGCCTGAAGCAGTTTATCCATCAGGAGTGCTTAAGGGTATCGATACGATGCCGAGTTTGCAGGGCTATGTGATTACGACGCCGAAGGGTAGGGCGACGACTATATTAGAGGTGCCGGATAGCGAAGATCGAGATCCGGTTTTGAGTGAGTGGCAGTTCGGTTTAGGTAAGACCGCTGCGTTTACATCTGATTTATCGCCGAACTGGGGGAAAAATTGGGTTAATTGGGATAGCTATAAAGCGTTTGTGCATCAGATGGTGACGAACGTTGCGCGTGTGAAGGAGCAGAGTAATCTGCGGATGCAGTTAGTGGCGGATGGTGGACGCGGATTGATTTTAATCGAAGACTATTCGGCGGATAGTCGATTTTTAGAGGTAGGCGCGAAGGTGAAGCGGCCTGACGGTAAGGATGAAGTGGTTAAGTTAGAGCAGGTTGGGCCACGCCGTTATGAGGGAGAGTTTGAATTAATGGGTGAGGGGCGATATGAAGTGGCGGTACTAGGTGAAACGGGGAGTGGTGAGGAAGCAGTAGAGGAAAAAACATATGGGGGATTGATGGTGGCGTATTCACAGGAGTATCTACGATTACGATCAAATCCGATCACGATGGAGAAGATTGCGCAGGCAACGGGGGGTGAGGTGCTGACAGGTGAGGAGGAGGTTGAGGATATTTTTGAAGAGGAGCGAGAGGCGAAGGCAAGATCGAAGCCGGTCTTTGATTGGTTCCTGCTGATCTTGGCGTGCATGATTCCGATTGATGTAGGAATACGCCGGATACAAATTGATTGGACAGTTATTCGTGAAATGATTGGATTTAAAAAAGCAACGGAAGTATCACGTGAGACGTATTCGAGTTTACTTTCGCGGAAAGAAGGGGCGAGAGAACGATTGTATCAGAGTGACTCGCTTGAGAAGGCTCGGATGGAGCAACAGGATGTACCAGATCTTGACGAGTCTAATCAAGTGTTAGTTGGTGTTAGTGGTAAAGATGAAAATGACGATGATATGGGCACGTCGGAAACGATGTCGCGATTAGCAGCAAAAAGACGCGAGGTGCGCGATGCGCATGATAAAGGATAA